Proteins encoded together in one Carya illinoinensis cultivar Pawnee chromosome 3, C.illinoinensisPawnee_v1, whole genome shotgun sequence window:
- the LOC122302948 gene encoding uncharacterized protein LOC122302948: MMFGAIQLGLMAACVVLFVPMGMAGWHLSRNKMLFFSGALFITLAVGVHLTPYFPSISDFASTVSSIVVFDNRDSCVSLLHEVVWDVKPHSANNSLDYGKSWRWSGSRPVVACGFQKLAPSDASDLLNGSWVVLAGDSQARLIALALLDLVLDPERMESVKVDLFKRHSNYHIAVDEIGMKLDFIWAPYVTNITDLVISFKRNRNYPDVLMMGSGLWHMLHFTNASDYGAGLRLLRSSVVSLLPISPELGEEGPVTGSVSVRSPHLFWMGIPTLINSMLNTEEKREKMTDTLRVAYDTALRRSKLLRQSGGPLLLLDIQSLSWNCGVRCTEDGMHYDGAVYEVALHIILNALLIESHQKL, translated from the coding sequence ATGATGTTCGGAGCGATCCAACTGGGATTGATGGCAGCGTGCGTGGTGCTCTTCGTTCCCATGGGAATGGCCGGCTGGCATCTGAGCCGTAACAAGATGCTCTTCTTCAGTGGGGCCCTCTTCATCACCCTCGCCGTCGGCGTCCACCTCACCCCGTACTTCCCCTCCATCTCTGACTTTGCTTCAACTGTCTCCTCCATCGTGGTCTTCGACAACCGCGACTCCTGCGTCTCTCTCCTTCACGAAGTTGTCTGGGACGTCAAGCCCCATTCCGCTAACAACTCCTTGGATTACGGCAAGTCCTGGCGTTGGTCCGGGTCCAGACCCGTTGTCGCGTGTGGGTTCCAGAAGCTCGCTCCATCGGACGCCTCCGATTTGCTTAATGGGTCTTGGGTCGTCTTGGCGGGCGACTCCCAAGCCAGATTGATTGCGCTTGCGTTGCTCGACTTAGTTCTGGATCCGGAGCGCATGGAATCGGTCAAAGTCGATTTGTTCAAAAGGCACAGCAATTATCATATTGCGGTCGATGAGATTGGAATGAAATTGGATTTTATTTGGGCTCCCTACGTAACCAATATAACCGATTTGGTTATTAGTTTCAAGCGAAATCGGAACTACCCCGATGTTTTGATGATGGGCTCTGGGTTATGGCATATGCTTCATTTTACGAATGCGTCGGATTATGGTGCTGGGTTACGTTTATTGAGAAGTTCGGTGGTGTCGCTTTTGCCGATTTCGCCGGAGTTAGGCGAGGAGGGGCCCGTGACGGGGTCGGTATCCGTTAGATCGCCGCATTTGTTTTGGATGGGGATTCCTACATTGATAAACTCGATGCTGAATACGGAGGAGAAGAGGGAGAAGATGACTGATACATTGCGGGTTGCTTACGATACGGCACTCCGGAGAAGCAAGCTGTTGCGCCAATCCGGTGGCCCGCTTTTGTTGCTTGATATACAGTCGTTGAGTTGGAATTGTGGGGTGAGATGTACGGAGGATGGAATGCATTATGATGGAGCTGTATACGAAGTTGCTTTACACATCATTCTTAATGCACTGCTCATTGAATCTCATCAGAAACTTTGA
- the LOC122302952 gene encoding expansin-A13 yields MSLLLIINLSIIFTLSSKATSHYSSSSSSFPPLQSSSPPEWRSARATYYAAADPRDAVGGACGYGDLVKAGYGMATVGLSEVLFERGQICGACFELKCVDDLRWCIPGTSIIVTATNFCAPNYGFTPDGGGRCNAPNKHFVLPIEAFEKIAIWKAGNMPVLYRRIKCRKEGGIRFMIDGSNIFISVLITNVAGAGDVAAVKIKGSRTGWLPMGRNWGQNWHINADLKNQPLSFEVTNSDGVTVTCYNVAPKDWNFGQTFEGKQFVS; encoded by the exons ATGTCACTACTCCTAATCATCAATCTCTCTATCATATTcactctatcatcaaaagcaaCCTCCCACtactcttcctcctcctcctcgtttCCCCCATTGCAATCGTCCTCGCCTCCCGAGTGGAGATCGGCGCGCGCCACCTACTACGCGGCGGCGGACCCCAGGGACGCGGTGGGAGGGGCATGTGGGTACGGAGACCTGGTGAAGGCTGGTTACGGTATGGCCACCGTGGGCTTGAGCGAGGTGCTGTTCGAGCGGGGACAGATCTGCGGCGCGTGCTTCGAGCTGAAGTGCGTGGACGACCTCCGCTGGTGCATTCCGGGCACCTCCATCATAGTCACGGCGACCAACTTCTGCGCACCCAATTACGGGTTCACCCCGGACGGCGGGGGCCGCTGCAACGCTCCCAATAAGCACTTCGTCCTCCCTATCGAGGCCTTCGAGAAGATCGCTATCTGGAAGGCCGGTAACATGCCCGTTCTGTACCGTAG GATCAAGTGCAGAAAGGAAGGCGGAATTCGATTTATGATCGATGGTTCAAATATCTTCATCTCAGTGCTAATCACAAATGTTGCTGGTGCTGGGGATGTAGCTGCGGTGAAGATAAAGGGTTCAAGAACTGGTTGGCTTCCGATGGGGAGGAATTGGGGCCAAAATTGGCACATAAATGCTGATTTAAAGAATCAACCTCTTTCATTCGAGGTCACTAATAGCGATGGCGTGACGGTTACATGTTACAATGTTGCTCCCAAGGACTGGAACTTTGGCCAAACATTTGAAGGCAAGCAATTTGTGTCTTAA
- the LOC122302949 gene encoding protein REVEILLE 1 has protein sequence MAIQDQSVGTRSRSVLQGSNEVSLSSGLHSVTGAQLRDRFSSGNDYATKVRKPYTITKQRERWSEEEHKKFLDALKMYGRAWRRIEEHVGTKTAVQIRSHAQKFFSKVVRDSNGSNTSSEPIEIPPPRPKRKPMHPYPRKLVIPPNKEISTLEQPLRSASPNLSVSERENQSPTSVLSAVGSEAVGSPDLDSPNNSLSPVSSAADVQLGGLVLPEPNQSTDRSASPSPALMTVGSDSDQQLPVKIELFPKENACTKEVTSEEGSPRQLKLFGRTVLVTDSHRPSCPSLGTSKPIPPADMHEEKVVEPLPMNSEPVKSMLGNNECVWSHLPHVPNGALYFMQCQRKSLNLLENSSAAPIPWWTVCGGFPLPFMPFPKADPSRGASGDSALGEVHDKEVRKEGSWTGSNTGSMHDGENGDRCSEAETQSSPFFLRNENQERRMIFQFRPSEKSAFSVLRTSPEKCVKGFVPYKRCMAERETQSSTITGQEGDEKRIRLCL, from the exons ATGGCTATTCAG GATCAAAGTGTGGGAACTCGTTCACGTTCTGTTCTCCAGGGAAGTAACGAAGTATCTTTGAGTTCTGGGCTACATTCTGTAACTGGTGCCCAACTTAGGGATCGGTTTTCTAGTGGGAATGACTATGCTACCAAG GTTAGGAAACCATACACAATCAcgaaacaaagagaaagatgGTCAGAGGAAGAGCACAAGAAGTTTCTTGATGCTTTAAAGATGTATGGTCGAGCTTGGAGACGGATAGAGG agcACGTGGGCACAAAGACTGCAGTTCAGATTCGAAGTCATGCTCAAAAATTCTTCTCTAAG GTCGTTCGTGACTCCAATGGTAGCAACACAAGCTCTGAGCCCATTGAGATTCCTCCCCCAAGGCCAAAACGAAAGCCCATGCATCCTTACCCAAGGAAACTTGTAATTCCTCCTAATAAAGAAATCTCCACTCTGGAGCAGCCGCTAAGGTCTGCATCTCCAAATTTATCAGTTTCAGAACGAGAAAACCAATCCCCAACCTCAGTGTTATCCGCAGTCGGTTCAGAGGCAGTGGGTTCGCCTGATTTAGATTCACCAAATAATAGCTTATCCCCTGTTTCATCTGCAGCCGATGTCCAACTTGGTGGCTTAGTACTACCTGAACCTAACCAATCGACTGACCGAAGTGCATCTCCATCACCAGCTCTAATGACTGTTGGTTCAGATTCTGATCAGCAACTTCCCGTG AAAATCGAGTTGTTCCCCAAAGAAAACGCCTGTACTAAAGAAGTTACTTCAGAGGAAGGATCCCCCCGTCAACTTAAGCTTTTTGGGAGGACTGTATTAGTTACAGATTCCCACAGACCGTCTTGTCCCAGCTTAGGGACTAGCAAACCCATCCCCCCAGCAGACATGCATGAGGAAAAAGTTGTGGAACCGTTACCAATGAACTCTGAGCCCGTGAAATCTATGCTGGGCAATAACGAATGCGTTTGGAGTCATTTGCCACATGTCCCAAATGGTGCCCTCTATTTCATGCAATGCCAGAGAAAAAGCTTAAATCTGTTGGAAAACAGTTCTGCTGCTCCTATACCATGGTGGACCGTTTGTGGGGGTTTTCCACTTCCTTTCATGCCATTCCCTAAGGCGGACCCATCGCGGGGAGCATCTGGGGACTCTGCTCTAGGAGAAGTCCATGATAAAGAAGTTCGGAAAGAAGGTTCCTGGACTGGTTCAAACACTGGATCGATGCATGATGGGGAAAATGGCGATAGATGTTCAGAGGCAGAGACTCAGAGTAGTCCATTTTTCCTTAGAAATGAGAATCAAGAGAGACGCATGATTTTCCAATTTAGGCCAAGTGAAAAATCAGCCTTCTCTGTCCTAAGAACGAGCCCTGAAAAGTGTGTCAAAGGGTTTGTACCATATAAAAGATGTATggcagagagagagacccaATCCTCAACAATAACGGGTCAAGAGGGAGACGAGAAACGAATCCGGCTTTGCTTATAG